A window from Candidatus Ozemobacteraceae bacterium encodes these proteins:
- the cysS gene encoding cysteine--tRNA ligase translates to MDLMLYNTMSRTKEKFVPLVEGHVGIYVCGPTVYGPPHLGHAKSYITFDVLVKHLRKRGFNVRYVQNITDVGHLTDNADAGEDKIQRQARIDRVHPYEIVDKCMFQYMHDMERLRVAHPSFYVRASQHVGEQIEAVRKLVEKGHAYVSDGNVYFDVASFKHYGKLSGRTIDELREAVRVEARSDKRNPQDFALWKRAEPDHILQWNSPWGPGYPGWHIECSVMSTKYLGETFDIHGGGLENMFPHHECEIAQSEAVTGKPFARYWVHNNMVTVDGVKMGKSLGNFRTCEDLLERHSPEAIRVFILSTHYRSPSNYTEEAIGAAATGLQRLGQLHAALDALAKQGVAAGAQDVAFLEAVETTANAVGEALDDDLDTPGAIAHLYTFVTTANRLMAGGVSSGAANKALDILRDWGGDVLGILPPVQGGAAGGVDIDPLMGIILDLRKEMKTSKRYDLADQIRDRLKAAGIMIEDTRDGARWRRA, encoded by the coding sequence ATGGATCTGATGCTGTACAATACGATGAGTCGCACCAAAGAGAAATTCGTCCCGCTGGTGGAGGGGCATGTAGGCATCTATGTCTGCGGCCCGACCGTCTACGGGCCGCCGCATCTGGGCCATGCAAAGAGCTATATAACTTTCGATGTTCTTGTGAAGCATCTTCGGAAGCGCGGCTTCAATGTGCGCTATGTGCAGAACATCACCGACGTTGGCCATTTGACCGACAACGCCGATGCCGGCGAGGACAAGATCCAGCGCCAGGCGCGCATCGACCGCGTCCACCCTTACGAGATCGTCGACAAGTGCATGTTCCAGTATATGCATGATATGGAACGACTCCGTGTGGCGCATCCGAGTTTCTACGTGCGGGCGTCCCAGCACGTCGGCGAGCAGATCGAAGCCGTCCGGAAGCTCGTCGAGAAAGGCCATGCCTACGTTTCCGACGGGAACGTGTATTTCGACGTCGCCTCCTTCAAGCATTACGGCAAACTTTCAGGTCGTACGATCGACGAACTGCGCGAGGCTGTGCGCGTCGAGGCCCGTTCCGACAAGCGCAATCCCCAGGATTTCGCACTTTGGAAGCGTGCCGAGCCAGATCACATTCTGCAATGGAACTCGCCCTGGGGCCCCGGGTATCCCGGCTGGCACATCGAGTGCTCGGTCATGAGCACCAAGTATTTGGGCGAGACGTTCGACATCCATGGCGGCGGCCTCGAGAACATGTTTCCGCACCACGAGTGCGAGATCGCACAAAGCGAAGCCGTAACCGGCAAACCATTCGCCCGCTACTGGGTCCATAACAACATGGTCACCGTCGACGGCGTGAAGATGGGCAAATCTCTCGGCAACTTCCGCACCTGCGAGGACCTGCTCGAGCGGCACAGTCCCGAGGCGATCCGCGTCTTCATTCTCTCGACCCATTACCGTTCGCCCAGCAACTACACGGAAGAGGCGATCGGCGCCGCCGCGACTGGTCTCCAGCGGCTCGGCCAGCTCCATGCCGCTCTCGACGCGCTCGCGAAACAGGGCGTGGCGGCCGGCGCGCAGGACGTGGCGTTCCTCGAAGCCGTCGAAACGACGGCGAACGCCGTCGGCGAAGCCCTCGACGACGATCTCGATACCCCAGGCGCCATCGCGCACCTGTATACGTTCGTGACGACGGCGAACCGCCTGATGGCCGGCGGCGTTTCCTCCGGAGCGGCAAATAAAGCTCTAGATATACTTCGCGACTGGGGCGGCGATGTGCTCGGCATTCTGCCGCCCGTCCAGGGAGGTGCCGCCGGCGGCGTCGACATCGACCCTCTGATGGGCATCATCCTCGACCTGCGGAAAGAGATGAAGACGAGCAAGCGCTACGATCTCGCCGACCAGATCCGCGATCGGCTCAAGGCCGCCGGCATCATGATCGAAGATACGCGGGACGGCGCCCGCTGGCGGCGCGCGTGA
- the tuf gene encoding elongation factor Tu yields the protein MAKETFTRTKPHVNVGTIGHIDHGKTTLTSAITLTSAKAGKGKALNYDQIDSAPEEKARGITINTCHVEYETDIRHYAHVDCPGHADYIKNMITGAAQMDGAVLVVSASDGPMPQTKEHVLLARQVGVPYIVVFLNKCDMVDDPELLDLVELEVRDLLNKYEFPGDKTPIIRGSALKAMEAGGEGPAAEPIIKLLKTLDEYIPEPQRELDKPFLMPVEDVFTITGRGTVVTGRIERGMIKVGDAIEIVGLMEEVKTSTVTGVEMFRKTLDQGQAGDNVGLLLRGITKEEVERGMVLAKPKSITPHKKFKAQVYILSKEEGGRHTPFFSGYRPQFYFRTTDVTGVVQLGEGKEMVMPGDRAEFICELITPIACEQGLRFAIREGGHTVGAGVVASITE from the coding sequence ATGGCTAAGGAAACTTTTACCCGGACCAAGCCGCACGTCAACGTCGGTACGATCGGTCACATCGACCACGGCAAGACCACTCTCACGTCTGCCATTACGCTGACTTCGGCCAAAGCCGGTAAGGGGAAGGCGTTGAATTATGATCAGATCGATTCCGCACCCGAAGAGAAGGCTCGCGGCATCACGATCAATACCTGCCACGTCGAGTATGAAACCGACATCCGGCACTATGCCCATGTGGATTGCCCCGGCCACGCCGACTACATCAAGAACATGATCACCGGCGCCGCCCAGATGGATGGAGCGGTTCTCGTCGTTTCCGCCTCCGACGGCCCGATGCCCCAGACCAAAGAGCACGTCCTCCTCGCCCGCCAGGTCGGCGTTCCCTACATCGTCGTGTTCCTGAACAAATGCGACATGGTTGACGATCCCGAGCTGCTCGACCTCGTCGAGCTCGAAGTTCGCGATCTGCTCAACAAGTACGAGTTCCCCGGCGACAAGACCCCGATCATCCGCGGCAGCGCCCTCAAGGCCATGGAAGCCGGCGGCGAAGGCCCGGCGGCCGAGCCGATCATCAAGCTGCTCAAGACCCTCGACGAATACATTCCCGAGCCGCAGCGCGAACTCGACAAGCCCTTCCTGATGCCCGTCGAAGACGTGTTCACGATCACCGGCCGCGGCACCGTCGTGACGGGCCGCATCGAGCGCGGCATGATCAAGGTCGGCGATGCCATCGAGATCGTCGGTCTGATGGAAGAAGTCAAAACCTCGACCGTCACTGGCGTCGAGATGTTCCGCAAGACCCTCGATCAGGGTCAGGCCGGCGACAACGTTGGTCTGCTGCTCCGCGGCATCACCAAGGAAGAAGTCGAGCGCGGCATGGTCCTGGCCAAGCCGAAGAGCATCACCCCGCACAAGAAGTTCAAGGCCCAGGTCTACATCCTGTCGAAGGAAGAGGGTGGCCGCCATACGCCGTTCTTCAGTGGCTATCGGCCCCAGTTCTACTTCCGCACGACGGACGTCACCGGCGTCGTCCAGCTGGGCGAAGGCAAGGAAATGGTCATGCCGGGCGATCGCGCCGAGTTCATCTGCGAGCTGATCACCCCGATCGCGTGCGAGCAGGGTCTCCGCTTCGCCATCCGCGAAGGCGGCCACACCGTCGGCGCAGGCGTTGTCGCCTCGATCACCGAGTAA
- a CDS encoding ribonuclease III domain-containing protein yields MTVAENLAETLKFTFSRPWEKRRAEKLTARTLAYIGDCVFELGNRLRHVESGTDDAGHLHSSVVKLVCAPNQARMFETVWERVSPEEQELLRRWRNAKMPYRGPRMDRLTYARATALEAWVGYLFLTGQDSRLDELFELVTPPEPAPPADEEGDSDE; encoded by the coding sequence GTGACCGTTGCGGAAAACCTTGCCGAAACCCTGAAATTCACGTTTTCCCGCCCCTGGGAAAAACGACGGGCAGAGAAACTGACCGCGCGCACACTCGCCTATATCGGCGACTGCGTGTTCGAGCTGGGAAACCGGCTTCGCCACGTGGAAAGCGGCACCGACGATGCCGGCCACCTGCACTCGTCCGTCGTCAAACTCGTGTGCGCCCCCAATCAGGCGCGCATGTTCGAAACCGTCTGGGAGCGCGTTTCCCCCGAGGAGCAGGAGCTGCTCCGCCGGTGGCGCAACGCCAAGATGCCGTATCGCGGACCCCGGATGGACCGGCTCACCTACGCGCGCGCGACGGCGCTCGAAGCATGGGTGGGCTATCTGTTCCTGACCGGCCAGGATTCCCGCCTGGACGAGTTGTTCGAACTCGTGACCCCGCCCGAGCCGGCGCCGCCGGCAGATGAAGAAGGAGATTCCGATGAGTAA
- the rlmB gene encoding 23S rRNA (guanosine(2251)-2'-O)-methyltransferase RlmB, which yields MWVVGRHEVIELLRANRPIEAVVIADSAHGEAIREIREEAHRRKLKLQVIPVQAFRRRFGDDTQSVAAKTGAFEYAEFDALLDECEKDPEAVLVALNHVEDPRNLGAVVRTVEASGASGIVIPRERAAAMTGGALRTAQGAASHLPVAKVVNLGVAIEAAKKRGFWVIGLDGAAPKRYDEIRYTGRVMLVAGGEDVGLGVRIGGACDECVSIPLSGKTPSLNVSVSTAVALFEVLRQKGFAVRGRREK from the coding sequence ATGTGGGTCGTCGGCCGGCATGAGGTGATCGAGCTGCTCCGGGCGAATCGCCCGATCGAGGCGGTCGTCATTGCCGATTCGGCACATGGAGAGGCGATCCGGGAGATTCGCGAGGAGGCCCATCGGCGAAAGCTGAAACTGCAGGTGATCCCTGTCCAGGCGTTTCGGCGCCGCTTTGGTGACGATACGCAGAGCGTCGCGGCGAAGACGGGGGCGTTCGAGTATGCCGAGTTCGACGCGCTTCTCGACGAATGCGAAAAGGATCCTGAGGCGGTTCTCGTGGCGCTGAACCACGTCGAGGATCCGCGCAATCTCGGGGCCGTGGTCCGCACCGTCGAGGCCTCCGGCGCCTCGGGAATCGTGATTCCGAGAGAGCGTGCCGCGGCCATGACGGGCGGCGCGCTCCGTACAGCTCAGGGGGCCGCTTCCCATCTGCCGGTGGCGAAGGTGGTGAATCTTGGCGTGGCGATCGAAGCCGCGAAAAAGCGCGGATTCTGGGTCATTGGCCTCGACGGGGCGGCGCCGAAACGGTATGACGAAATCCGGTACACGGGGCGGGTGATGCTCGTGGCAGGCGGAGAGGATGTCGGGCTGGGAGTCCGCATCGGAGGTGCGTGCGACGAGTGTGTGTCGATTCCGCTGAGCGGAAAAACGCCTTCGCTGAATGTTTCCGTCAGTACAGCGGTTGCGCTGTTCGAAGTCTTGCGACAGAAGGGTTTTGCGGTCCGCGGTCGCCGCGAAAAATAG
- the rplL gene encoding 50S ribosomal protein L7/L12 yields the protein MNKDQILEAIGSMSVLELSELVKAMEDKFGVTAAAPVAVAAVGAAAPAAAAAEKTEFDVVLENSGANKINVIKVVRELTGLGLKEAKDLVDGAPKTVKEGAPKADAESMKKKLEEAGAKITLK from the coding sequence ATGAATAAGGACCAGATCCTGGAAGCTATCGGCAGCATGTCGGTTCTCGAGCTCTCCGAGCTCGTCAAGGCCATGGAAGACAAGTTCGGCGTCACCGCCGCCGCTCCGGTTGCCGTCGCCGCCGTCGGCGCCGCCGCCCCGGCTGCCGCCGCTGCCGAGAAGACCGAGTTCGACGTCGTTCTCGAGAACTCCGGCGCGAACAAGATCAACGTCATCAAGGTCGTCCGCGAATTGACCGGCCTGGGCCTCAAGGAAGCCAAGGACCTCGTCGACGGCGCCCCGAAGACCGTGAAGGAAGGCGCTCCGAAGGCCGACGCCGAGAGCATGAAGAAGAAGCTCGAAGAAGCCGGCGCGAAGATCACCCTCAAGTAA
- a CDS encoding tetratricopeptide repeat protein, which produces MQKRFDTEWNFRKWLAVLLLGPALPAFAQFDDTNILVEEAVNHIYQQRYKQAHQCLQRAYERSPRHPGVHFNLARVFELTGNFQEALKEYQLAAVLDPSMVAARRGIARCTVDMKRQRGEEQAAVLDRAAQERAGRNRQPQRESSSQQARAPVVTQPYTPDLPVLPPARQPQQQAPVSLPAMPPSTQLPPTESLRVPPLPPQAAQKAKESLKTGAESRAEEFIERGRYQQAIDLLESLLENDADNPRLHYLLGKAYSLKGDLFAAIKHLEEAIRVDEH; this is translated from the coding sequence ATGCAGAAACGCTTTGACACTGAATGGAACTTCCGGAAATGGCTTGCAGTGCTGCTTCTTGGCCCTGCGCTTCCGGCCTTCGCGCAGTTCGACGACACGAATATTCTCGTCGAGGAGGCCGTCAACCATATATATCAACAGCGATACAAGCAGGCCCACCAGTGCCTGCAGCGAGCCTACGAGCGGTCTCCCCGTCATCCCGGCGTGCATTTCAACCTGGCCCGTGTATTCGAGCTGACCGGGAACTTCCAGGAGGCGCTCAAGGAATACCAGCTCGCGGCCGTCCTCGACCCATCGATGGTCGCTGCACGACGCGGCATCGCCCGATGCACCGTCGATATGAAACGGCAGCGCGGGGAAGAACAGGCCGCGGTGCTCGACCGGGCTGCGCAGGAACGGGCGGGCCGGAACCGGCAACCGCAGCGAGAATCCTCCTCCCAACAAGCCCGGGCACCGGTCGTAACCCAGCCCTACACGCCGGATCTGCCGGTCCTGCCGCCGGCCCGGCAACCACAACAACAGGCACCCGTCTCGCTTCCGGCGATGCCGCCATCGACTCAGCTTCCTCCCACCGAAAGCCTCCGGGTGCCGCCGCTTCCGCCGCAGGCCGCCCAGAAAGCGAAGGAAAGCCTCAAAACCGGCGCCGAGTCGCGCGCCGAGGAGTTCATCGAGCGTGGCCGGTATCAGCAGGCGATCGACCTTCTCGAGTCCCTTCTCGAGAATGATGCCGACAACCCCCGCCTGCACTACCTTCTCGGCAAGGCCTACAGCCTGAAAGGCGACCTGTTCGCCGCCATCAAGCACCTGGAAGAGGCGATCAGGGTCGACGAGCATTT
- the rplA gene encoding 50S ribosomal protein L1 produces MPKHSKRFAALKEKHVVLGQVFTPEAAFEKVVACASAKFDETVDIAVRTGLDPKYADQQLRGSVVLPHGVGKTCRVVVFAAGEKAKEAEAAGADFVGAQDLVTKIEGGWTEFDAAVATPDMMKFVGKLGRILGPRNLMPNPKVGTVTMDIGKVVQELKSGKVQYRVEKAGIIHSIIGKASFGAKKLHDNFLTFFQAINKAKPSGAKGTYIKGCTISSTMGPGIDLDVNAARATVEKIAV; encoded by the coding sequence ATGCCGAAACACTCCAAGCGTTTTGCAGCTCTGAAGGAAAAGCATGTCGTCCTGGGTCAGGTCTTCACCCCGGAGGCTGCCTTCGAGAAAGTAGTCGCCTGCGCATCGGCCAAGTTCGATGAAACCGTCGACATCGCCGTCCGCACCGGCCTCGATCCGAAGTATGCCGATCAGCAGCTGCGTGGCAGCGTTGTGCTGCCTCATGGCGTAGGCAAAACCTGCCGTGTCGTGGTTTTTGCCGCTGGCGAGAAGGCCAAAGAGGCCGAAGCTGCTGGAGCAGACTTCGTTGGTGCCCAGGATCTGGTTACCAAGATCGAAGGAGGCTGGACGGAGTTCGATGCCGCCGTGGCGACCCCCGACATGATGAAGTTCGTCGGAAAACTCGGCCGCATTCTGGGCCCCCGCAACCTGATGCCCAACCCCAAGGTCGGAACCGTGACCATGGACATCGGAAAAGTGGTTCAGGAACTCAAGTCCGGTAAGGTGCAGTACCGCGTCGAGAAGGCCGGTATCATCCACTCGATCATTGGCAAAGCCTCGTTCGGTGCGAAGAAGCTGCACGACAACTTCCTAACCTTCTTCCAGGCCATCAACAAGGCCAAGCCGTCCGGCGCGAAGGGGACCTACATCAAGGGCTGCACCATCAGCTCGACGATGGGCCCTGGCATCGATCTCGATGTCAACGCCGCGCGCGCCACGGTCGAGAAGATCGCCGTGTGA
- the nusG gene encoding transcription termination/antitermination protein NusG: MNISRAKWYVIHTNSGSEYKVKANLEHRVQLLGKQERIFEVLVPTESAERVQDGERVTQTRKIYPGYVLVQMNMDDDTWTVVKNTPGVTGFVGLGDKPTPLHDKEVQNVLRTAGIGPQRSAAMTPIGFTEGQTVKIIDGPFTDFIGVIKEINQEKRKAKVLVFIFGRDTAIEVDLIQLEES, encoded by the coding sequence GTGAACATCTCCAGAGCTAAATGGTATGTGATCCATACCAATTCCGGGTCTGAATACAAGGTCAAGGCCAACCTGGAACACCGCGTCCAGCTTCTCGGAAAACAGGAGCGCATCTTCGAGGTGCTCGTTCCGACCGAGAGCGCCGAGCGCGTCCAGGACGGTGAGCGTGTCACCCAGACCCGCAAGATTTACCCCGGCTACGTCCTCGTCCAGATGAACATGGATGACGACACGTGGACGGTCGTGAAGAACACCCCCGGCGTCACCGGGTTCGTCGGACTTGGCGACAAGCCGACTCCGCTTCACGACAAGGAAGTGCAGAACGTCCTGCGCACGGCCGGCATCGGCCCGCAGCGGTCGGCTGCCATGACGCCCATCGGGTTCACCGAGGGGCAGACGGTCAAGATCATCGATGGTCCGTTCACGGATTTCATCGGTGTCATCAAGGAAATCAACCAGGAAAAGCGCAAGGCCAAGGTGCTGGTTTTCATCTTCGGACGCGACACCGCAATCGAAGTCGATCTCATCCAGCTCGAAGAGTCCTGA
- the rplJ gene encoding 50S ribosomal protein L10 has translation MADMKQKETYINELKDKLSKAKVVIVAGCEGVTVEEMNAVRKSIRNLGDEMKVVKNKLARRALHDPQHQALEPFLTGENTVTFGYHDEAAPVKALFEFAEKAKKFQFKAGLLGDKVLTVKELEALSKLPNKQQMLSMLLSTMVGPIRNMLSVSQGPIRKFAYALQALKEQKEKAAA, from the coding sequence ATGGCAGATATGAAACAGAAAGAAACCTACATCAACGAGCTGAAGGACAAGCTTTCGAAGGCCAAGGTCGTCATCGTGGCCGGATGTGAAGGCGTCACCGTCGAAGAGATGAACGCTGTCCGCAAGAGCATTCGCAATCTCGGCGACGAGATGAAGGTCGTCAAGAACAAGCTCGCTCGCCGCGCGCTGCACGATCCGCAGCACCAGGCGCTCGAACCCTTCCTGACCGGCGAAAACACCGTGACCTTCGGGTATCACGACGAAGCGGCGCCCGTGAAGGCACTGTTCGAATTCGCGGAAAAGGCCAAGAAGTTCCAGTTCAAGGCCGGACTGCTCGGCGACAAGGTCCTCACCGTGAAGGAACTCGAGGCCCTCTCGAAGCTTCCGAACAAGCAGCAGATGCTCAGCATGCTGCTCTCCACCATGGTTGGACCGATCCGGAACATGCTCTCCGTCTCTCAGGGCCCGATCCGCAAGTTCGCGTATGCCCTGCAGGCCCTCAAAGAGCAGAAGGAAAAGGCCGCAGCCTGA
- the rplK gene encoding 50S ribosomal protein L11 — protein sequence MAKKVTGFVKLQIPAGKANPAPPVGPALGQHGVNIMDFCKNFNARTSKEGDAVIPVIITVYSDRSYTFITKTPPVAFLLKKAAKIEKGNATSGRTKVGKVTLAQVTEIAKRKMPDLTAGSMEAAISMVKGTARSMGMEVVG from the coding sequence ATGGCCAAGAAAGTTACCGGTTTCGTCAAATTGCAGATTCCCGCCGGCAAGGCAAACCCGGCTCCCCCGGTCGGTCCGGCCCTTGGCCAGCACGGCGTCAACATCATGGACTTCTGCAAGAACTTCAATGCCAGAACGTCCAAGGAAGGCGATGCCGTCATTCCGGTCATCATCACGGTCTACAGCGATCGGTCTTACACCTTCATCACCAAGACCCCGCCCGTGGCGTTCCTTCTGAAGAAGGCCGCGAAGATCGAGAAGGGCAACGCCACTTCCGGCCGCACCAAGGTCGGCAAGGTGACTCTCGCCCAGGTGACCGAGATCGCCAAGCGCAAGATGCCCGACCTGACCGCCGGCTCGATGGAAGCCGCGATCAGCATGGTCAAGGGCACCGCCCGCAGCATGGGCATGGAAGTCGTTGGCTGA
- the rpmG gene encoding 50S ribosomal protein L33, whose protein sequence is MREQINLVCTSCKRKNYTSMKNKRNDPDRIELSKYCPAERKHTPHKEGK, encoded by the coding sequence ATGCGAGAACAGATCAACCTTGTGTGCACGAGCTGCAAGCGCAAGAATTACACGTCCATGAAAAACAAGCGCAACGATCCTGACCGCATCGAGCTGAGCAAATACTGCCCGGCAGAGCGGAAGCACACTCCCCACAAAGAGGGCAAGTAA
- a CDS encoding HEAT repeat domain-containing protein, translating into MSAPDELKQRIIRQYGFALRDPNPSIRFLALEGLQTYPQEFDGELILPLLNDSDRFVKWKAIQLCGVIGLKNSYQPLVKALSSADLSTRLFAVHSLALSGDPAFLPALIQTAQSELSPKLRQTLVRALHYFGEHVPWDFLAKASRDPDIGVRIDAALVLGYLAPLEPACNVLINLLESEDNNNVFATALLSLGKYRKQPLVAYFQHSLLHSEARIRANAIEALGQLPFPLIEVIVTPFLRDPSNRVKANVMCIFYDNGFGDRISAELDRFMLSPNRWERSSGAWLAGTYRIAQAVRQLIRMLSDEEGVVAGRSAWAIGQIRAPNSFNGLAAAYNTATQWALTHFIKAMGEVAAPGDAPRIIMMWSKERSPVLRAQFIDLLSKLRSAEFRQYAAPLAGDADHNIRAASYRYRAAIDGAKANDTLFKGLNDQNEAVRAACGELMLRQGDFRALKTMAELLNDNDKLLRVQKAYSLREAAWLAQKQKASTMPPAAG; encoded by the coding sequence ATGTCCGCACCCGACGAACTGAAGCAACGTATCATTCGCCAGTATGGCTTTGCACTCAGGGATCCGAACCCGAGCATCCGCTTTCTGGCACTCGAAGGCCTACAGACATACCCACAGGAGTTCGACGGCGAGCTGATTCTCCCTCTGCTGAACGACTCCGACCGGTTCGTGAAATGGAAGGCCATCCAGCTCTGCGGTGTCATCGGCCTGAAAAACTCGTATCAGCCCCTCGTGAAAGCCCTTTCTTCCGCCGACCTCAGCACGAGGCTGTTTGCCGTCCATTCGCTTGCCCTGAGCGGCGATCCTGCGTTCCTGCCAGCGCTGATTCAGACGGCACAGAGCGAACTCTCACCGAAACTCCGCCAGACGCTCGTCAGGGCATTGCATTATTTCGGCGAGCACGTCCCCTGGGACTTCTTGGCCAAGGCGAGCCGCGATCCGGATATCGGCGTGCGCATCGACGCGGCGCTCGTCCTCGGCTACCTCGCCCCCCTCGAACCGGCCTGCAACGTGCTCATCAACCTGCTCGAGTCCGAAGACAACAACAACGTCTTCGCGACCGCGCTTCTCTCGCTCGGCAAATACCGCAAACAGCCTCTGGTCGCCTATTTCCAGCACAGCCTCCTCCATTCCGAAGCACGAATCCGTGCGAACGCGATCGAGGCACTCGGCCAGCTGCCGTTCCCGCTGATCGAAGTGATTGTGACTCCCTTCCTGCGAGACCCATCGAACCGGGTCAAGGCGAACGTCATGTGCATTTTTTACGACAACGGCTTTGGCGACCGGATCAGCGCAGAGCTCGATCGGTTCATGCTCTCGCCGAACCGCTGGGAGCGCTCGAGCGGCGCCTGGCTTGCCGGCACCTACAGGATAGCGCAGGCTGTCCGGCAGCTGATCCGGATGCTGTCCGACGAAGAGGGAGTCGTCGCGGGCCGAAGCGCCTGGGCCATCGGCCAGATCCGCGCCCCGAACAGCTTCAACGGCCTCGCCGCCGCATACAACACCGCCACGCAGTGGGCGCTGACACACTTCATCAAAGCGATGGGCGAAGTCGCGGCGCCAGGGGACGCTCCGCGGATCATCATGATGTGGAGCAAGGAGCGCAGCCCGGTGCTGAGAGCCCAGTTCATCGACCTTCTGTCGAAGCTTCGCAGCGCCGAGTTCAGGCAGTATGCGGCGCCCCTGGCCGGCGATGCCGACCACAACATCCGTGCCGCATCGTACCGGTATCGCGCGGCAATCGACGGCGCGAAGGCGAACGACACCCTGTTCAAGGGGTTGAATGATCAGAACGAGGCCGTCCGCGCGGCCTGCGGCGAGCTGATGCTCAGGCAGGGCGACTTCCGGGCCCTCAAGACGATGGCCGAACTGCTCAACGACAATGACAAGCTGCTCCGCGTGCAGAAGGCGTATTCCCTGCGCGAAGCGGCCTGGCTCGCCCAGAAACAGAAGGCATCGACGATGCCGCCGGCGGCTGGATGA
- a CDS encoding ATP-dependent sacrificial sulfur transferase LarE codes for MDKNIERSLAALNSWFSNQHGVAVAYSGGMDSAFLALAAKRAIGKASRAFLVVSEVMSLHEIDAARAAAVRHDLDLVEVPLSVLPLEAFTAHPPDRCYHCKKHVFTSLLGIKPDGWVLADGSNVDDRSDHRPGRRALAELGIASPLELAGFGKRAIREILISWNAADLVRPPGPCLATRIPFGTRVTAEMLQQIQAGESILREAGFSDCRLRHLGASARIEVPPGEVARAESLLPDLVAKFKALGFTAITVDPAGYRKGAMNAPAGHPRQPCPI; via the coding sequence ATGGATAAGAATATCGAACGGTCATTGGCTGCCCTGAACTCCTGGTTTTCGAACCAACATGGCGTTGCTGTCGCCTACTCAGGCGGCATGGACAGCGCCTTCCTGGCCCTTGCGGCAAAACGGGCCATCGGCAAGGCAAGCAGGGCCTTCCTGGTGGTTTCCGAGGTCATGTCGCTCCACGAGATCGACGCGGCCCGCGCCGCGGCCGTTCGCCACGATCTCGATCTCGTCGAAGTCCCCCTGAGCGTCCTTCCCCTGGAGGCCTTCACCGCGCATCCGCCCGACCGATGCTACCATTGCAAGAAGCATGTCTTCACCTCGCTTCTCGGCATCAAACCGGACGGCTGGGTCCTCGCCGACGGTTCGAACGTCGACGACCGCAGCGATCATCGGCCCGGCCGGCGCGCCCTCGCCGAACTGGGCATCGCCAGCCCGCTCGAGCTGGCCGGGTTCGGCAAGCGGGCCATTCGTGAAATCCTGATTTCATGGAACGCCGCCGACCTGGTCAGACCGCCAGGCCCCTGCCTCGCCACACGCATTCCCTTCGGAACGCGCGTGACCGCGGAGATGCTGCAACAGATCCAGGCCGGGGAATCAATCCTCCGGGAGGCCGGGTTCTCCGACTGTCGCCTCCGCCACCTCGGCGCATCAGCCAGGATCGAGGTTCCCCCCGGGGAGGTGGCCCGGGCCGAATCCCTGTTGCCCGACCTGGTCGCAAAATTCAAAGCCCTCGGCTTCACCGCGATCACCGTCGATCCCGCGGGATACCGCAAAGGCGCTATGAATGCCCCTGCCGGCCACCCCCGCCAACCATGTCCGATCTGA
- the secE gene encoding preprotein translocase subunit SecE produces MDKLRTYWKELSRHLMEVWIEVRPEKGRVAWPTYENIKLSTKVVIISSIGLGLFIGLLDVVFGEVLKVIVGGGKVGL; encoded by the coding sequence ATGGATAAGTTACGCACCTACTGGAAAGAACTGTCCCGGCATCTGATGGAAGTCTGGATCGAAGTGCGACCCGAGAAGGGCCGTGTCGCCTGGCCGACCTACGAGAACATCAAGCTCTCGACCAAGGTCGTCATCATTTCGTCCATCGGCCTCGGGCTGTTCATCGGCCTTCTCGATGTCGTGTTCGGTGAAGTGCTGAAGGTTATCGTGGGTGGCGGGAAGGTCGGACTGTGA